One window of Methylomicrobium agile genomic DNA carries:
- the drmC gene encoding DISARM system phospholipase D-like protein DrmC produces the protein MDDLLAVIAELGLELHPDRISTVASKIETLGSVEQFALTRSSFGPNADKELVGRLDRAWRNSKDTSPRDVASALRGASAAAVLRENRGAVELVWTGPLTGQVPVRHTEQVLCEVIEAAKRRLFIVSFVAYEVDSIIRALRGAIGRQVQIDVLLESSDKHGGRVTYDSVKAMKGILPSIDVYVWPSDRKSLPVQLSGAVHAKCAVADGELAFITSANLTSAAMERNMELGVLVRKGNLPFELHRHLELLISTKIIEKYNDNG, from the coding sequence ATGGATGATCTTCTGGCAGTGATCGCCGAACTCGGCCTTGAGCTGCATCCGGATCGTATCTCCACCGTCGCGTCGAAGATCGAGACGCTGGGCTCCGTCGAGCAGTTCGCTTTGACCCGTTCGAGCTTCGGCCCCAACGCTGACAAGGAATTGGTTGGACGTCTGGATCGGGCGTGGCGTAATAGCAAGGATACCTCTCCACGTGACGTGGCATCCGCTCTCCGAGGAGCTTCTGCAGCGGCAGTTCTGAGAGAGAACCGTGGGGCCGTGGAATTGGTATGGACAGGCCCCTTGACGGGTCAGGTTCCGGTCAGGCACACCGAGCAGGTGCTCTGTGAAGTCATCGAAGCCGCGAAGAGACGGCTGTTTATCGTTAGCTTCGTCGCCTACGAAGTCGATTCGATCATCCGGGCACTCCGTGGAGCGATAGGACGCCAGGTTCAGATAGACGTATTGCTGGAGTCGTCCGACAAGCATGGCGGGCGGGTGACATACGATTCCGTCAAGGCCATGAAAGGCATTCTCCCCTCGATCGACGTTTATGTCTGGCCATCGGACAGGAAGTCGCTGCCCGTACAGTTGTCGGGAGCCGTTCATGCCAAATGTGCCGTCGCCGACGGCGAACTGGCTTTCATCACCAGTGCGAATCTAACCTCCGCCGCGATGGAACGCAACATGGAGCTCGGCGTTCTTGTCAGAAAAGGGAATTTACCTTTCGAACTTCACCGGCATTTAGAATTACTGATTTCAACCAAAATCATAGAAAAATATAACGATAATGGATAA
- a CDS encoding tyrosine-type recombinase/integrase: MNDTEKTLPTVSQNRLLTAVDFLRLSEVPPEVEWFANLTNRCTRRAYENAIRDFMAFTGIQKPDEFRTVTRAHVIAWRDDLTQRGLNGTTTRHRLSALSSLFDYLCEKNAVIHNPVKGVKRPKHDSLEGRTPALGDHQARKLLEAPDGDSLRTLRDKAILATLLYHALRREELCKLKVKDFKHERRGVPHLKIAGKGGKTRYVPLHPAAGGLIHDYLERAGHCSDDTGALFRPVSHNTKSNGGKGITPDGVYKLVRAYSGKLGFEIGAHSLRATAATNALDHQADIAKVQEWLGHANIATTRIYDHRKTRPEDSPTFKVSY; encoded by the coding sequence ATGAACGACACTGAAAAGACCCTCCCAACCGTCTCTCAAAATCGACTGCTAACAGCTGTCGATTTTTTGCGGCTATCCGAGGTGCCGCCCGAAGTCGAATGGTTCGCGAACCTGACCAATCGTTGCACCCGCCGTGCCTACGAAAACGCGATCCGGGATTTTATGGCCTTTACCGGGATCCAGAAACCGGACGAATTCCGGACGGTGACCCGGGCGCATGTGATCGCCTGGCGGGATGATTTGACCCAAAGAGGTCTTAACGGCACCACAACACGGCACCGGCTCTCCGCGTTGTCGTCGCTGTTCGATTATCTGTGCGAGAAAAACGCGGTGATCCATAACCCGGTCAAGGGCGTCAAGCGGCCGAAGCACGACAGTCTGGAAGGCCGGACCCCGGCCTTGGGCGATCATCAAGCCCGGAAATTGCTCGAGGCGCCGGACGGCGATTCACTCCGGACGCTCCGGGACAAGGCGATCCTGGCCACCCTGCTCTATCATGCGCTGCGGCGCGAGGAGCTCTGTAAACTGAAAGTGAAGGATTTCAAACACGAACGGCGCGGCGTACCACATTTGAAAATCGCCGGCAAAGGCGGCAAGACCCGCTATGTGCCGCTGCATCCGGCCGCCGGCGGCTTGATTCATGACTATCTGGAACGGGCCGGCCACTGCAGTGACGACACCGGGGCGCTGTTCCGGCCGGTCAGTCATAACACGAAAAGCAACGGCGGCAAAGGCATCACGCCCGATGGCGTCTATAAGCTCGTGCGAGCGTATTCCGGCAAGCTCGGATTCGAAATCGGGGCACATTCGCTACGGGCCACCGCCGCGACCAATGCGCTGGATCACCAGGCCGACATCGCCAAGGTGCAGGAATGGCTCGGGCATGCGAACATCGCGACCACCCGAATTTACGATCACCGGAAGACCCGACCGGAGGACAGCCCAACATTCAAAGTGAGCTATTAG
- a CDS encoding very short patch repair endonuclease, with product MSKVSQKNTKPEMKLRQSLHRLGLRYRLHVKKLPGSPDMVFPRFKAVLFVHGCFWHRHGCKATTTPKSSKEFWLKKFNDNVTRDKRHIEELANQGWRIAIVWECALKGNNEQIDSVAIILREWLKSEAKFICLPTTEFVN from the coding sequence ATGTCCAAAGTCAGCCAGAAAAACACTAAGCCGGAAATGAAACTTCGGCAATCGTTACATCGCCTTGGTTTAAGATACAGACTCCACGTAAAGAAGTTACCTGGATCACCCGATATGGTTTTCCCACGCTTCAAAGCGGTCTTGTTTGTTCATGGTTGCTTTTGGCACAGACATGGCTGTAAAGCGACGACTACGCCGAAATCAAGCAAGGAATTTTGGCTGAAAAAATTCAATGACAATGTTACCAGGGATAAACGACACATTGAAGAACTTGCCAATCAAGGTTGGCGTATTGCCATCGTTTGGGAATGCGCTCTTAAAGGAAATAATGAACAAATTGACTCGGTTGCGATAATTTTAAGAGAATGGCTAAAATCCGAAGCAAAATTCATTTGTCTTCCTACCACCGAATTTGTCAATTAA